A genomic stretch from Methylorubrum extorquens includes:
- a CDS encoding conserved protein of unknown function (Evidence 4 : Unknown function but conserved in other organisms; PubMedId : 15188393, 16926146), translating to MTQTLTAMYDNRAEAEAAQAKLVAAGIPQSSIKLLAGKQTAQAGTSQGYDHTRDEGGFWASLKDAFMPEEDRYTYSEGLSRGGTLLTVTVEASHVDRAMDILEEHGSVDLDEREATWRKEGWSGYGAATTTGASSATAGTTSSASTATAAGATSARGTATGETDYIPVVEERLNVGKRVAEHGRVRVRSYAVETPVNEQVNLREENVQVERRSVDRPVTAADEALFADRTIEATERREEAVVSKDARVVEEVGIRKDASQRTETITDKVRRTEVEVEDERGNVSRTGADTRKPV from the coding sequence ATGACCCAGACCCTAACCGCCATGTATGACAACCGCGCCGAGGCCGAAGCCGCCCAGGCCAAGCTCGTGGCTGCGGGCATCCCGCAATCCTCGATCAAGCTGCTCGCGGGCAAGCAGACGGCCCAGGCCGGCACGAGCCAGGGCTACGATCACACCCGCGACGAGGGTGGCTTCTGGGCCTCGCTCAAGGATGCCTTCATGCCGGAAGAGGACCGCTACACCTACAGCGAGGGCCTGAGCCGTGGTGGCACGCTCCTGACCGTCACGGTCGAGGCTTCGCATGTCGACCGGGCGATGGACATTCTCGAGGAGCACGGCTCGGTCGATCTCGACGAGCGCGAGGCGACCTGGCGCAAAGAAGGCTGGAGCGGCTACGGCGCCGCGACCACCACCGGAGCCTCGTCGGCGACCGCGGGCACGACCTCGTCTGCCAGCACGGCAACGGCTGCCGGCGCCACCTCAGCGCGCGGCACAGCGACGGGCGAGACGGACTACATCCCGGTCGTCGAGGAGCGGCTCAACGTCGGTAAGCGCGTGGCCGAGCATGGCCGGGTGCGCGTCCGATCCTACGCGGTCGAGACGCCCGTCAACGAGCAAGTGAACCTGCGCGAGGAGAACGTACAGGTCGAGCGCCGCTCCGTGGACCGCCCGGTCACGGCCGCCGACGAGGCCCTGTTCGCGGATAGGACCATCGAGGCCACCGAGCGCCGCGAGGAGGCGGTGGTGTCGAAGGACGCCCGCGTCGTCGAGGAGGTGGGCATCCGCAAGGACGCGTCCCAGCGGACCGAGACCATTACGGACAAAGTGCGGCGCACCGAGGTGGAGGTCGAGGATGAGCGCGGCAACGTCAGCCGCACCGGCGCGGACACGCGTAAACCCGTGTGA
- a CDS encoding conserved protein of unknown function (Evidence 4 : Unknown function but conserved in other organisms): protein MTADPTKNDPHGLGTASRPAAELAVGETETIPVIEETARIDKRVVEKGRVRVQTRTETTDDVLRETLRSDVVGVTRIPIDRVIAEGEVAPTIRTENGVTIIPVLEEVLVVEKRLILKEEVHIRQTTSGEAVEVPVTLRRQHAVVERVSADGHVSEIPPKEQTP, encoded by the coding sequence ATGACCGCGGACCCGACCAAGAACGACCCGCACGGGCTCGGGACGGCAAGCCGGCCCGCAGCCGAACTCGCGGTCGGCGAGACTGAGACAATCCCGGTTATCGAAGAGACCGCCCGCATCGACAAACGGGTCGTCGAGAAAGGCCGGGTTCGGGTTCAGACCCGCACCGAAACCACCGACGACGTGCTCCGCGAGACCCTGCGCAGCGACGTCGTCGGCGTGACCCGGATCCCGATCGACCGGGTCATCGCGGAGGGCGAGGTCGCCCCAACGATCAGGACAGAGAATGGGGTGACCATCATCCCGGTCCTGGAGGAAGTCCTCGTCGTCGAGAAGCGCCTCATCCTCAAGGAAGAGGTGCACATTCGCCAGACCACTTCGGGCGAGGCGGTCGAGGTTCCGGTGACGCTGCGCAGGCAGCACGCCGTGGTCGAACGCGTGTCCGCCGACGGGCACGTCAGCGAAATCCCCCCCAAGGAGCAGACCCCATGA
- a CDS encoding conserved protein of unknown function; putative membrane protein (Evidence 4 : Unknown function but conserved in other organisms), producing MATVTDPVRGPGDRDIHDRHVPQTSMVAPAEDLRTVALNQISWGAVFAGAVAALVLQVILNMLGLGVGLSTVDPAGDGTPGASSLGMGAGLWWVVSGILASAAGGYLAGRLSGKPSKSTTGYHGLTSWAVTTLVIFYLLSSAVSGLVGGAFNTASGAVGGLGRAAGGSIQTVAQTAAPSLSKISDPFSSIENQLRSGANGQDPAALKDAAVSAMRAAVTGDDAQQAQASEKAAQALAKAQNIPVEQARTQVQQYIQQFKEATAKAKEQAKQAADTAARTASQAALYGALALILGALAAYFAGRSAAVDPTVTRTVGVPVRQPRA from the coding sequence ATGGCCACCGTCACAGACCCAGTCCGCGGACCAGGTGACCGCGACATCCATGACCGCCACGTGCCGCAAACCAGTATGGTCGCCCCGGCCGAGGACCTGCGTACCGTCGCGCTCAATCAGATCTCCTGGGGCGCCGTCTTCGCCGGTGCCGTCGCGGCCCTGGTCCTACAAGTGATCCTGAACATGCTCGGCCTCGGTGTCGGCCTCTCGACGGTCGACCCGGCCGGAGACGGCACACCGGGCGCCAGCTCGCTCGGCATGGGCGCAGGTTTGTGGTGGGTGGTCTCCGGCATCCTCGCTTCCGCTGCCGGCGGCTATCTCGCTGGGCGCCTGTCGGGCAAGCCTTCGAAATCCACCACCGGCTACCACGGCCTGACCTCCTGGGCGGTCACCACCTTGGTGATCTTCTACCTGCTCTCCTCGGCCGTAAGCGGCCTCGTGGGGGGCGCCTTCAACACCGCGTCCGGTGCCGTGGGCGGTCTCGGCCGAGCGGCCGGCGGCTCGATCCAGACTGTGGCGCAGACGGCAGCGCCTTCGCTGAGCAAGATCTCGGATCCCTTCTCCAGCATCGAGAACCAGCTCCGCTCCGGCGCCAATGGCCAGGATCCGGCCGCGCTCAAGGACGCAGCCGTCAGCGCCATGCGCGCGGCGGTCACCGGGGACGATGCCCAACAGGCGCAGGCCTCGGAGAAGGCGGCGCAGGCGCTCGCCAAGGCACAGAACATCCCGGTGGAGCAGGCCCGGACCCAGGTCCAGCAGTATATCCAACAGTTTAAGGAAGCGACGGCCAAGGCTAAGGAGCAAGCCAAGCAGGCAGCGGACACCGCGGCCCGCACCGCTTCGCAGGCCGCGCTCTACGGGGCCTTGGCGCTGATCCTCGGCGCGCTGGCCGCCTACTTCGCCGGTCGGAGCGCGGCGGTCGATCCGACGGTCACGCGGACCGTCGGCGTCCCGGTCAGGCAGCCCCGCGCATGA
- a CDS encoding conserved protein of unknown function; putative inner membrane protein with transglycosylase-associated domain (Evidence 4 : Unknown function but conserved in other organisms), which produces MSLLAWIILGLVAGFVASRIVNNTGQGLVVDILLGIVGAVVGGFLFNQFGQPGVSGLNLYSLLVAVVGAVVVLWLYHALIDRRRVL; this is translated from the coding sequence ATGTCTCTCCTCGCCTGGATCATCCTCGGCCTCGTCGCCGGCTTCGTTGCGAGCCGGATCGTCAACAACACCGGCCAGGGGCTCGTCGTCGACATTCTGCTCGGCATCGTCGGCGCCGTCGTCGGCGGCTTTCTGTTCAACCAGTTCGGTCAGCCGGGCGTCTCCGGGCTCAATCTCTACAGCCTGCTGGTGGCCGTCGTCGGCGCCGTCGTGGTGCTTTGGCTCTACCACGCCCTGATCGACCGCCGCCGGGTGCTCTGA
- a CDS encoding protein of unknown function (Evidence 5 : Unknown function), whose amino-acid sequence MGKGRKVLSNDHARALIKQAVAIVFGDARAEAEAAAEIATIEAVHVQTAPKPRRFRRPPT is encoded by the coding sequence ATGGGCAAGGGCCGCAAGGTTCTGTCGAATGACCACGCGCGTGCCCTGATCAAGCAGGCCGTTGCCATTGTGTTCGGTGACGCACGGGCGGAGGCGGAAGCCGCGGCCGAGATCGCGACCATCGAGGCGGTGCACGTCCAGACAGCGCCGAAACCGAGACGCTTTCGCCGCCCGCCCACCTAG
- a CDS encoding putative transcriptional regulator, PAS domain S-box (Evidence 3 : Putative function from multiple computational evidences; Product type r : regulator): MTDRSDRMRQVVAGLSEGVILIEPDQTISYANGAALTMHGVAALDELGETVAEYRRNFVLEYRSHADIGPLQHPVERLLTGELFRDTVVEVHHFRAPEQRWMHRIRSLVTTDSEGQLTGLALVMQDVSDRYEAEARFEDMFRANPAPALVCRLADLRYVKVNQGFLDLTGYARDQVLGHSFCEIDLLTQAECRALAVERLHAGDTIPQMEACLNVPADSEKYVIVAGHPIRMPGGERCMLFTFADLEDRRKAEMELKLSEERFAKAFQLSPVPTALLSTDALLASNVNEAFAAMFGDPGSHRSGTVGGTVAAQDSLWVEEAEQARFKRMLKQAGQVRGFEARLRNREGEILDCLVSAEPVRINGETFVLCAMQDITARKRTETELIAAIETVMADASWFSHGIIEKLALMRNPPPPGKPAALVEKLTRRERDLLLGICKGATDSEIAAELGLSLSTVRNHLASLYRKIGVNRRSAVVVWARERGIGEFAPNGNTKPGKLG, translated from the coding sequence ATGACGGATCGTAGCGACCGGATGCGGCAGGTCGTGGCCGGCTTGAGTGAGGGTGTCATCCTGATCGAGCCGGATCAGACCATTTCCTACGCCAACGGGGCCGCGCTCACGATGCACGGCGTGGCCGCGCTCGACGAGCTCGGCGAGACGGTCGCCGAGTACCGGCGCAACTTCGTTCTGGAGTACCGCAGCCACGCCGATATCGGCCCGCTTCAGCATCCCGTCGAGCGACTGCTGACGGGTGAGCTCTTCCGGGACACGGTCGTCGAAGTGCACCACTTCCGCGCTCCGGAGCAGCGATGGATGCACCGCATCCGCTCCCTCGTCACCACCGACAGCGAGGGCCAACTCACCGGCTTGGCGCTGGTGATGCAGGATGTCAGCGACCGATACGAGGCCGAGGCCCGTTTCGAGGACATGTTCCGGGCCAACCCGGCACCGGCCCTGGTCTGCCGCTTGGCGGACCTGCGCTACGTCAAGGTCAACCAGGGTTTTCTCGACCTGACCGGCTATGCCCGTGATCAAGTGCTCGGCCACTCCTTCTGCGAGATCGACCTGCTGACGCAGGCAGAGTGTCGGGCGCTCGCGGTCGAACGCCTGCACGCTGGCGACACCATCCCGCAGATGGAAGCCTGCCTAAATGTGCCCGCCGATAGTGAGAAGTACGTCATCGTCGCTGGCCATCCCATCCGAATGCCCGGCGGCGAGCGCTGTATGCTGTTCACCTTCGCCGATCTGGAGGATCGCCGCAAAGCCGAGATGGAGCTGAAGCTCAGCGAGGAGCGCTTCGCCAAGGCTTTCCAGCTCAGCCCGGTTCCCACCGCCCTCCTCAGCACGGACGCATTGCTGGCCTCGAACGTCAACGAGGCCTTCGCTGCCATGTTCGGAGATCCGGGCAGCCACCGGTCCGGAACGGTGGGTGGGACCGTCGCTGCGCAGGACAGCCTCTGGGTGGAGGAGGCAGAGCAGGCCCGATTCAAGCGCATGCTGAAGCAGGCGGGGCAGGTCCGAGGCTTCGAGGCGCGCCTGCGGAACCGGGAAGGTGAGATCCTCGACTGCCTGGTCTCGGCCGAGCCGGTGCGCATCAACGGCGAGACCTTCGTCCTCTGCGCGATGCAGGACATCACCGCTCGCAAGCGCACGGAGACGGAGCTGATCGCTGCCATCGAGACGGTCATGGCGGACGCGTCCTGGTTCAGCCATGGCATCATCGAAAAGCTGGCGTTGATGCGCAACCCGCCGCCACCCGGCAAGCCGGCTGCTCTCGTCGAAAAGCTCACACGTCGCGAGCGCGATCTGTTGCTCGGTATTTGCAAGGGCGCCACCGACTCGGAGATCGCGGCCGAACTCGGTTTGTCGCTGAGCACAGTGCGCAATCATCTCGCCAGCCTCTATCGCAAGATCGGGGTCAATCGCCGGAGCGCTGTCGTGGTCTGGGCTAGAGAGCGAGGCATCGGCGAGTTTGCACCGAATGGAAACACGAAGCCGGGAAAATTAGGCTAG
- a CDS encoding conserved protein of unknown function; putative membrane protein (Evidence 4 : Unknown function but conserved in other organisms) has protein sequence MLIDEAAPRPPAQVPPPLVPGLRGLLTLAVGVVLVTALYFGREVFIPLVLAVLLSFVLAPVVNLLRRLRLGRVPSVIVAVLLALAVIGGIGAVIGTQVAGLAGDLPQYQATVQKKFAGLQAGWLGNASRIFQRFNHQVHNATQKADAAGTAASTGPAGDTPKAQLVKVQEPDPSPFTLAEKVLGPIVEPLTTVGIVLVVVVFLLLQREDLRNRMIRLFGSGDLHRTTMAMDDAAGRLGTYFLAQLGMNATFGFIIGLGLWFIGVPNPLLWGVFSALMRFVPYIGAFLSALFPLALAAAVDPGWSMVIATAILFLVVEPLFGHVIEPLLYGHSTGLSPFAVIVSTLFWGFLWGPIGLILATPFTVCLVVLGRHVDSLEFLDIILGDRPPLTPVENFYQRMLAGDPDEARDLGEAMLKERSLSSYYDEVALKGLQLAANDYARGVVTPAQLENIRASARSLVEDFEDRPDVEPSGEDKAVNPNETPTLAERTHFKSEAVPGQAPPREMLPEAWRGETPVLCVAGRGPLDEASSAMLAQLLRKHGLEARVVPYGDVSREQIRSLDLTGVAMVCISYLDITGSPAHLRYLLERLRKKAPTVKLLVGLWPEGEKVLTDASLGRQVGADVYVSSLRQAVEACLEAATDDSETVDQAA, from the coding sequence ATGCTGATCGACGAAGCCGCCCCGCGCCCACCGGCCCAGGTGCCGCCCCCCTTGGTGCCCGGTTTGCGCGGGCTCCTGACCCTCGCCGTCGGCGTCGTGCTCGTGACAGCCCTCTACTTCGGGCGTGAGGTGTTCATCCCGCTTGTGCTGGCGGTTCTCCTCAGCTTCGTCCTGGCTCCTGTCGTCAATCTGCTGCGCCGGCTGAGGCTCGGCCGAGTGCCATCGGTCATCGTCGCCGTACTGCTCGCGCTCGCGGTCATCGGTGGCATCGGAGCCGTTATCGGTACCCAGGTCGCGGGGCTCGCCGGCGACCTGCCGCAATACCAAGCCACCGTGCAGAAGAAGTTCGCCGGGCTGCAGGCAGGTTGGCTCGGCAATGCCAGCCGGATCTTCCAGCGTTTCAACCACCAAGTCCACAACGCCACCCAGAAGGCGGATGCCGCCGGTACTGCAGCGTCGACGGGCCCCGCGGGCGACACCCCGAAGGCTCAACTCGTTAAGGTTCAGGAGCCCGATCCGTCACCCTTTACCCTCGCCGAGAAGGTGCTCGGTCCCATCGTCGAGCCGTTGACCACGGTCGGCATCGTCCTCGTCGTGGTCGTGTTCCTGTTGCTCCAGCGAGAAGACCTGCGCAACCGAATGATCCGCCTGTTCGGATCGGGTGACCTGCACCGGACGACGATGGCCATGGACGACGCGGCCGGCCGGCTTGGCACATACTTCCTGGCCCAGCTTGGCATGAATGCGACCTTCGGCTTCATCATCGGCCTCGGTCTCTGGTTCATCGGCGTGCCCAATCCGCTCCTGTGGGGCGTGTTCTCCGCGCTGATGCGCTTCGTGCCCTATATCGGCGCCTTCCTCTCGGCCCTGTTCCCCCTTGCCCTGGCCGCCGCCGTCGACCCAGGCTGGTCCATGGTCATCGCGACGGCCATCCTGTTCCTGGTGGTCGAGCCCCTGTTCGGGCACGTGATCGAGCCGCTGCTCTACGGGCACTCGACCGGCCTCTCTCCCTTCGCGGTTATCGTCTCGACCCTGTTCTGGGGGTTCCTGTGGGGGCCGATCGGCCTGATCCTGGCCACGCCCTTCACCGTGTGCCTCGTGGTGCTCGGGCGGCACGTCGACAGCCTGGAGTTCCTCGACATCATTCTCGGCGACCGGCCGCCGCTGACGCCGGTGGAGAACTTCTATCAGCGCATGTTGGCCGGAGACCCGGACGAGGCACGCGACCTCGGCGAGGCCATGCTGAAGGAGCGCTCGCTGTCCTCCTACTATGACGAGGTGGCACTGAAAGGGCTTCAGCTCGCCGCCAACGACTACGCTCGCGGGGTCGTGACGCCGGCGCAGCTGGAGAACATCCGCGCTTCGGCACGCTCGCTCGTCGAGGATTTCGAGGATCGACCCGACGTCGAGCCGTCAGGCGAGGACAAAGCGGTCAACCCGAATGAGACGCCGACGCTGGCCGAGCGGACGCACTTCAAGAGCGAGGCCGTCCCTGGGCAGGCACCGCCGCGCGAGATGCTACCCGAGGCGTGGCGGGGCGAAACACCGGTGCTGTGCGTCGCTGGGCGCGGCCCCCTCGACGAAGCCTCCTCGGCCATGCTGGCCCAACTGCTGCGCAAGCATGGACTTGAGGCCCGCGTGGTTCCGTACGGTGACGTCTCACGCGAGCAGATCCGCAGCCTAGATCTGACGGGAGTGGCGATGGTGTGCATCTCCTACCTCGACATCACCGGCAGCCCGGCTCACCTGCGCTACCTCCTCGAACGGCTCCGGAAGAAGGCGCCCACCGTGAAGCTGCTGGTCGGGTTGTGGCCCGAGGGCGAGAAGGTGCTGACGGATGCCTCCCTCGGTCGGCAGGTCGGAGCCGACGTCTACGTTTCCTCGCTCCGGCAGGCCGTTGAGGCCTGCCTCGAGGCTGCGACAGACGATTCCGAAACTGTCGATCAGGCGGCCTGA
- a CDS encoding conserved exported protein of unknown function (Evidence 4 : Unknown function but conserved in other organisms) encodes MKTLQARLVALAVILGGASAAPSTLAWAQTASSPAVNNWADLRAALASCWTVPADTEGSQIAFRFGLNKTGGMRGPPLVTSRQLKGDQEARKRFEDAAFEALSRCFPMRITPAFGAILGESPIRLRLVNTPPTAAYQINNNITIFAPQ; translated from the coding sequence ATGAAAACGCTTCAGGCCCGCCTCGTAGCGCTCGCGGTGATCTTAGGTGGCGCTTCGGCAGCGCCTTCGACGCTGGCTTGGGCTCAAACGGCCTCCTCGCCCGCAGTCAACAACTGGGCTGATCTCCGAGCCGCACTGGCATCCTGCTGGACGGTGCCGGCAGACACGGAAGGTTCGCAGATCGCCTTCCGTTTCGGCCTGAACAAGACAGGGGGTATGCGGGGCCCACCGCTCGTCACGTCACGGCAGCTCAAGGGCGATCAGGAGGCGCGGAAACGGTTCGAGGATGCCGCCTTCGAGGCGCTGTCTCGGTGCTTTCCCATGAGGATCACCCCCGCATTCGGAGCCATCCTCGGCGAGAGCCCCATCAGGCTGAGACTCGTCAACACCCCACCGACGGCAGCGTACCAGATCAACAACAACATCACGATCTTCGCGCCACAATGA
- a CDS encoding conserved protein of unknown function (Evidence 4 : Unknown function but conserved in other organisms) encodes MDARRLTHRAQDYRSYSQLAMPSEDHDLELSPLSGPVMREGVTVLVYIYRFAGTDEGWTLEVVDHEDGSTVWEGSFDTDVEAYEAFEQCIQEDGIRTFTEDAPTRH; translated from the coding sequence TTGGACGCCAGGCGACTGACGCACCGCGCGCAAGATTACCGCTCCTACTCGCAGTTAGCCATGCCGTCAGAAGACCACGATCTCGAGCTTTCCCCCCTGTCCGGCCCCGTGATGCGAGAGGGCGTGACGGTCTTGGTCTACATCTACCGCTTCGCCGGTACCGATGAAGGCTGGACCCTTGAGGTGGTCGATCATGAGGATGGCTCGACTGTCTGGGAAGGGTCCTTCGATACGGACGTTGAGGCCTACGAGGCTTTTGAGCAGTGCATCCAAGAGGACGGCATCAGGACTTTCACAGAGGACGCGCCAACGCGGCACTAA
- a CDS encoding conserved protein of unknown function (Evidence 4 : Unknown function but conserved in other organisms) — protein sequence MLLRQQRNKFAHEAAAFFLGLLGHDQFSDDAFRRFSWYDGPCLCAPIHVSSRMDGRQAILVPAGRRRLSPMARAYENAPRG from the coding sequence TTGCTCTTGCGCCAACAACGCAACAAGTTCGCGCATGAAGCGGCAGCCTTCTTCCTGGGCTTGCTCGGCCATGACCAATTCTCCGACGACGCGTTTCGCCGATTTTCCTGGTACGATGGCCCATGCCTTTGCGCTCCAATCCATGTTTCTTCCCGGATGGATGGGAGACAGGCGATCTTGGTCCCGGCGGGTCGGCGCCGCCTTTCTCCAATGGCTCGTGCCTACGAAAATGCCCCGCGCGGCTGA
- a CDS encoding protein of unknown function (Evidence 5 : Unknown function): MALQKAVDLNAKGDQSCREAVKQAQNLMPQQGR, from the coding sequence ATGGCGCTACAGAAAGCGGTGGACCTGAACGCCAAGGGTGACCAGAGCTGCCGTGAGGCCGTCAAGCAGGCTCAAAACCTGATGCCTCAGCAAGGTCGTTGA
- a CDS encoding conserved protein of unknown function; putative exported protein (Evidence 4 : Unknown function but conserved in other organisms), whose amino-acid sequence MSRLGLYAALMGIALMANDPVAAAPDTAPVEAAPATEAALGERMNANTVTVVTGTPGGTYFRVGAELAFVLDDGDKLRILPMLGKGAGENAYDIRFLKGVDLGFVRTDTLDQLRQDKRLSNIERQIQYIAKLFDDELHIIAPNSVRTVSDLAGKRVSFDVKGSGTDYSGRAMFRELGVTVEGINVDQPTALEMLRNGEIQAVVSVAAKPVAFIAGFDPGERFHFVTAPYPDTMNEAYVPATLTRTDYPKFVGEQAVETVAVGTVLGVYNSPKGSARYEKLVRFVDAFFGQFDKFLAPQRHPKWREVNFAASVKGWRRFRPAQEWLDRHKEQEAAARPDLDRFFQSQPERPAGKEEIYQAYLKWRQAR is encoded by the coding sequence ATGTCGAGGCTTGGCCTGTACGCCGCCCTTATGGGGATCGCCCTGATGGCGAACGACCCTGTCGCGGCAGCCCCAGACACCGCACCGGTCGAGGCCGCCCCCGCAACGGAAGCTGCCCTCGGCGAGCGCATGAACGCCAACACCGTCACGGTGGTGACCGGCACGCCCGGCGGAACCTACTTCCGCGTCGGCGCCGAGCTCGCCTTCGTGCTGGATGACGGCGATAAGCTGCGGATCTTGCCGATGCTCGGCAAGGGAGCGGGCGAAAACGCCTATGACATCCGGTTCCTGAAGGGTGTTGATCTGGGTTTCGTTCGCACCGATACCCTGGACCAGCTGCGGCAAGACAAGCGCCTGAGCAACATTGAGCGGCAAATCCAATACATTGCCAAGCTCTTCGACGATGAGCTGCATATCATCGCACCCAATTCGGTGCGAACAGTCAGCGATCTCGCCGGCAAGCGGGTCAGCTTCGACGTCAAGGGCAGCGGCACCGACTACAGCGGCCGGGCCATGTTTCGCGAGCTCGGCGTCACCGTGGAGGGGATCAACGTCGATCAGCCCACCGCCCTCGAGATGCTACGCAACGGCGAGATTCAGGCTGTCGTTTCGGTGGCGGCTAAGCCGGTGGCTTTCATTGCGGGCTTCGATCCGGGTGAGCGCTTCCACTTCGTGACGGCGCCCTACCCGGACACGATGAACGAAGCCTATGTCCCCGCGACCCTGACGCGGACTGATTATCCGAAGTTTGTCGGCGAACAGGCGGTGGAGACCGTCGCGGTCGGTACGGTCCTCGGGGTCTACAACAGCCCGAAGGGATCAGCGCGCTATGAGAAGCTCGTCCGCTTCGTCGACGCCTTCTTCGGCCAGTTCGACAAGTTTCTGGCTCCGCAGCGGCATCCGAAATGGCGGGAGGTCAACTTCGCGGCCTCGGTGAAGGGCTGGAGGCGCTTCCGGCCGGCGCAGGAGTGGCTCGACCGCCACAAGGAGCAGGAGGCCGCTGCCCGGCCGGATCTGGATCGGTTCTTCCAGTCACAGCCCGAGCGACCGGCCGGAAAGGAGGAGATCTACCAAGCCTATCTAAAGTGGCGCCAAGCGCGGTGA
- a CDS encoding protein of unknown function; putative exported protein (Evidence 5 : Unknown function): protein METHRTNMAGYIPAMIALVSVFYFSLPASAQVADGQPPADVAAPGSRSDADSGQGKTSDLFFAAHDVSGKLGTPLPLEIKLVRTGRVSIESILLLGLPQGVTISDSTNTFSPSDETRDVDIKAWDLPNIKITQTDERESRFSLAVAAIWTAGSGGQVDVATSLLNVSFRPDGPDRATAAGDEPRSPEKPAAATRGTLSPPQVIASAAAPDASATAEGVVVPSARGTPLTNTAGIDRPASPAVTEKSPAAEGEAARLKRPVETARPTLQADPLVERARGLIRLGDISGARLLLERAQARNAPNATFLLAQTWDVDMLRRWNVRGLRADPDLARSLYAKAAAQNQTDERLLAATGR, encoded by the coding sequence ATGGAAACGCATCGCACGAATATGGCCGGTTACATTCCGGCAATGATAGCGCTCGTTTCGGTATTCTATTTTAGTCTTCCGGCATCCGCACAAGTCGCGGACGGCCAGCCTCCTGCCGACGTCGCGGCACCCGGCAGCAGAAGCGATGCAGATTCCGGTCAGGGCAAGACATCTGATCTCTTCTTTGCTGCACACGATGTCTCCGGGAAGCTCGGCACCCCTCTCCCGCTGGAAATCAAGCTTGTCCGCACAGGCCGGGTCTCGATCGAATCCATCCTCCTGCTGGGCCTACCCCAAGGCGTGACGATCAGCGACTCGACCAACACTTTCTCGCCGTCAGACGAGACAAGGGACGTAGACATCAAAGCGTGGGATCTCCCGAACATCAAAATCACGCAGACCGACGAGCGCGAGAGCCGCTTCTCGCTCGCCGTCGCGGCGATCTGGACTGCGGGGTCCGGCGGGCAGGTCGATGTCGCGACGAGCCTTCTCAACGTCAGTTTCCGCCCCGACGGTCCTGATCGGGCCACTGCCGCCGGCGACGAACCACGCAGCCCCGAGAAGCCGGCGGCTGCGACTCGCGGAACCCTGTCGCCCCCTCAAGTCATCGCCAGTGCTGCCGCTCCCGATGCATCGGCCACGGCCGAGGGCGTCGTGGTGCCGTCGGCCCGTGGCACACCTCTCACGAACACAGCGGGGATCGACCGTCCGGCCTCGCCCGCCGTCACAGAGAAGAGCCCCGCCGCTGAGGGCGAGGCTGCGCGGCTCAAACGTCCCGTAGAGACGGCACGGCCAACGCTCCAGGCGGACCCGCTGGTGGAGCGTGCCAGGGGCCTGATACGGCTCGGCGATATCAGCGGCGCCCGACTTTTGCTGGAGCGTGCACAGGCGCGCAACGCACCGAACGCGACCTTCCTCCTGGCACAGACCTGGGATGTGGACATGCTGCGCCGCTGGAACGTGCGCGGCCTGCGGGCCGATCCGGATCTCGCCAGGAGCCTGTACGCGAAGGCCGCAGCTCAGAACCAGACGGATGAGCGGCTGCTCGCCGCGACGGGCCGCTGA